The genome window TCTGCTCTAAGTCTGCCCCTCCAGTAATAGGTCATACTCGGTATGGTGTCCGGGAAAGTACCATTGTAAGTAAATTGACTGTTAGGCTGACACTTCAGCCAGCCAGACTGGGTCAAATTTCCATTAAACAGACTATCAGTTGAGGTCTGAATCAGAATTGAAAGCGAAGTATCGCCTGGTACCGTGTTAGAGCCTGTCTGAAATACAAGTGGCACCTGTACCTGAGCAACTGCGCCCCCAACAATGAGCACAGCCAATGCCAATAAAGTTAATGAAAACGTTGCAAGATGCTTCATCTAATCCCTCCTTTCAAAGGGTAACATTATCTTAACTCTGGCTACTCTGCGGATTTTCCGAACAGAAGGGTCGTCCGGGTGGACCTGGATGATAAATTCTCGACAGTTGGTGCGACTGAATCTGTGCACCTTAAAGTCTCAGGGTTGATCTTTCTCATAAGCCCACCTTTAAGATCAGATAATATCCTGATATGAGATGGCAAATAGTATGCCTGAGGTTAAGATGTTACCAATCAGGCTGTTAGACTTCGGGGAGAGTCTTTAAAATGCTCAAAATTTGAGCAATTTTCAGGCTCTTTTTAGATCGAAGGTGTTAAGTTCTTTGACCAAAGGAAGTTAACGGGTCCGGAACATACTGAGTTAGTTTTTCACATTTTCTTAAAAAAGTAGATTTCTGGTCGGGGGGGACCATTCCTCTGGGAAAGACAATTCTAAATCTTGACATATCGATGTTGAAGGATATAATTAAGAGATAGGAATAAGGGCCGGCAAAGAGAAGCCAGCGGAATGACCCTTACCGCAGAGTCAATATAGGAAATAATTAACTAAAAAATGATAATCGTAAGAAAAGCGACCCTGGATGACTTAACAGCTATTACCGAAATCTACAACCAGGCTATTCTTAAAACTACAGCTACTTTCGACACTGAGCCAAAAAGTTTAGAAGAGCAGAAGGTCTGGTTTTCAAGTCATGGTCCTAAATACCTGGTCTTAGTCGCAGAGGAGGATGGCAAAGTCATCGGATGGGCATCTTTAAGCAAATGGTCTGACAGATGTGCCTACTCTGACACTGCCGAGATTTCCCTTTACGTTGATGAGAAAAACAGAGGAAAAGGGATTGGCAGAAAGCTCTTAGAGACGATTATTCGCGAAGGCGAAAAAACAGGGATTCACTCCATAATTGCCAGAATAGCTGAAGGGAATGAGATGAGTATTCATCTTCATCAGTCAGTCGGGTTTGAGCATATCGGAATTATGAAAGAGGTAGGCAGAAAATTCGGCAGGCTTTTAGATATATATCTTATGCAAAAAATCTATAAGAGCCCCCATGACTTGGTTGGAGGTAAGTAACCAATTATATCCTCCTCCTGACCTTCATAATCAGATTTTTTTCTCTTCACACTCATTATTCTTGAAGGGTTTTGGACAATGTTTTTTGCTTGACATTAAAATGAATTATCTCTATATATCTAATAATAGAGATTAAACTTTCTAAAAAATGAAAATATTCATCACCGGAGCAACAGGGTTTATCGGAACGCATCTGG of Candidatus Zixiibacteriota bacterium contains these proteins:
- a CDS encoding N-acetyltransferase family protein codes for the protein MIVRKATLDDLTAITEIYNQAILKTTATFDTEPKSLEEQKVWFSSHGPKYLVLVAEEDGKVIGWASLSKWSDRCAYSDTAEISLYVDEKNRGKGIGRKLLETIIREGEKTGIHSIIARIAEGNEMSIHLHQSVGFEHIGIMKEVGRKFGRLLDIYLMQKIYKSPHDLVGGK